In one Juglans regia cultivar Chandler chromosome 11, Walnut 2.0, whole genome shotgun sequence genomic region, the following are encoded:
- the LOC108991017 gene encoding universal stress protein YxiE-like, with amino-acid sequence MADVAAKERRILVAVDEGDESMHALSWCLSNLISENSKDALLLLYVKPPRAVYSTLDGTGYLFSSDIMAAMDRHGYDVAESVLEKAKRMCKDLHDVKVESIIEDGDPRDVICQMTQRLGVDVLVMGSRGYGLIKRAFLGSVSNHCAQNVKCPVLIVKKPKSTVANN; translated from the exons ATGGCAGACGTGGCAGCAAAGGAGAGGAGGATACTAGTGGCCGTCGATGAAGGAGACGAGAGCATGCACGCACTCTCCTGGTGCCTCAGCAACCTCATCTCCGAGAATTCCAAAGATGCCCTTCTCCTCCTCTACGTCAAACCCCCCCGCGCCGTTTACTCCACCCTCGACGGCACCG GGTATTTGTTTTCGTCCGATATAATGGCGGCCATGGATAGGCACGGTTATGACGTGGCAGAATCCGTTCTTGAAAAGGCCAAGCGGATGTGCAAAGACCTTCACGAT GTTAAGGTGGAGAGTATAATAGAGGATGGTGATCCGAGAGATGTGATTTGCCAGATGACACAGAGATTGGGTGTTGATGTGTTGGTTATGGGTAGCCGTGGTTATGGCCTGATTAAGAG GGCTTTCCTTGGAAGTGTGAGCAATCACTGTGCACAGAATGTGAAGTGCCCTGTTTTGATCGTCAAGAAGCCCAAATCTACTGTTGCAAACAactga
- the LOC109019073 gene encoding histidine kinase CKI1-like has product MQILKYRFNHESEILPDERLLESNLAANMFACDSSNSLYKLHQLLAVSTIPHLAQATYIGIDGLIFSFYRGETQMIASYSNISYSSIWYSQHVDRDNGNLYGEPIFTKSIAARKATWFQKALNSSSGHSWFGKAWNKAQDGLFLSAVGMDGRGVISLGLRAKAVADQFAALEFHDADFQLATHDGEVIIPTRLPNTQITVSNNTKLKPNGDPYIDLVGNLSCSMSHGGGSKYFNEKVSGVTYKFYCSTLEIAGV; this is encoded by the exons atgCAGATTCTAAAGTACAGGTTCAACCATGAGAGTGAAATACTACCCGATGAGCGTCTGCTTGAGAGTAATTTGGCGGCCAATATGTTTGCTTGTGATTCTAGTAATTCCCTTTACAA GTTGCACCAGCTTTTAGCAGTTTCAACTATTCCCCATTTAGCACAGGCTACTTATATTGGAATAGATGGCTTGATTTTCTCATTTTACAGAGGGGAGACTCAAATGATTGCATCGTATAGCAACATTTCATATTCTTCAATCTGGTATAGTCAGCACGTGGACCGAGACAACGGGAATCTATATGGAGAACCTATTTTCACAAAATCTATTGCTGCTAGGAAAGCAACTTGGTTTCAAAAGGCTTTGAATAGCTCAAGTGGCCATTCATGGTTTGGAAAAGCATGGAACAAAGCTCAAGATGGGTTATTTCTTAGTGCTGTGGGTATGGATGGCAGAGGTGTGATTTCCCTTGGCTTGAGAGCAAAGGCAGTTGCTGATCAATTTGCAGCTTTAGAATTCCATGATGCTGATTTTCAGTTGGCTACACATGATGGGGAAGTGATTATACCAACGAGGCTTCCAAACACGCAGATAACTGTAAGCAATAACACAAAGCTGAAGCCAAATGGTGACCCTTATATAGATCTTGTTGGTAACTTGTCGTGTTCTATGTCTCATGGTGGAGggtcaaaatattttaatgagaaAGTTTCTGGAGTGACATACAAGTTTTATTGCTCTACCCTTGAGATTGCTGGGGTTTGA
- the LOC109019076 gene encoding histidine kinase CKI1-like, with the protein MVTSLSVFIFSIVRAAKREMLLCAALVKQLDATQQAERKSMNKSHAFATASHDIRASLAAIIGSIEICNQDFNPNSVVAANLGQMSTRAQELLADQRRKVLMNYIESLNIRVSCVKQGKNLHPHLEKIKQKLEISYFSFFEKTQMDHPRISTSFNSDSGLSDRPLCIKDGNYKAPLPTRHHTISD; encoded by the exons ATGGTTACCTCGCTTTCTgtcttcatattctcaataGTCAGAGCTGCAAAAAGAGAAATGCTCTTATGTGCTGCTCTCGTTAAACAACTGGATGCAACTCAACAAGCAGAACGAAAGAGTATGAACAAAAGCCATGCCTTTGCTACAGCGAGTCATGATATAAGGGCTTCTTTGGCAGCTATCATTGGTTCAATAGAAATTTGTAATCAAGATTTCAATCCTAACTCAGTTGTAGCAGCAAACTTAGGACAGATGAGTACTCGTGCACAAGAGCTCCTAG CCGATCAACGGAGGAAAGTTTTGATGAACTATATTGAAAGCCTAAACATAAGAGTGTCATGTGTAAAGCAAGGGAAGAATCTACACCCACATTTGGAGAAAATAAAGCAGAAGTTGGAGATTTCCTATTTCAGTTTTTTCGAGAAAACCCAGATGGACCACCCGAGAATATCTACATCATTCAATTCTGATTCGGGGCTGAGTGATAGGCCTCTCTGCATCAAGGATGGAAATTATAAAGCTCCCCTGCCCACCAGGCATCATACTATTAGTGATTGA